The DNA sequence ataaaatagaGACAATCAGCATGATGAGTTGTTACAAAATGGACAAAAGAAGTAGTTTCAACCCACTTCATCTGGAAAAATAGAGGCGGAAAAGAGAGTTAAGAGCTATGTGGAGATTGAGCTTACAAGTTGTTTAGTAGGATCAGGATGGAAGAGAACACTAGAAACAACCCCTTTGTGGCCTTTAAAGTAATGAGTGCAAAAGCTGCCATCAACATCCCAAACAAGAACCTTCCTATCAGCTCCGGCGGTCGCAAGCAATCCTCCAGACGGGTGACAAGCCATTCCCATCACTGGCCCCTCATGACCCTAATCCAAAACCGAGAATGACATactcaataatttttcatttctcttGGTAACCAATTAATATCCAGTCAAAGTGAagcatttgatttaattttaactGAATTAGGAAATTACCTTCCAAGAACGCATGCACTTGAGGGTGGAGAGGTCCCAAATCCTAATTTGGCGACTGTGACCGGCAGAGAAGAGCAGACTGTCGTCGGGGCTGAGGGCCAAAGCGGTAACTTCGTCTAAGTCGGCTTCAATAGTGGAACGAATCGAGGCGTCCAATGAATCCACGATCTTAATGGACTCGCCGCATTTGCAGGCGATGAAGGAGCCGTCGGATGAGACGGCGAAGGGGCCGCCGGAGTAGAACTGTTGCAGAGAGGGCACGCACCGGTAGTTCTTCTTCAAAGGTAGAGACGCCATGAGAGGATTGGTGGAGCTCCGCTGTCAGcacagggagagagagagagagagagagaggggggggggggggggggggcggggcgCGGAAGAAGGGGGCTGTCGAAAACCGTTAGTTGTGTCGAAGCTCAAGTAGGGTTTAAGGTCAGTTACCAACAGAAACAAAATAGGGTTTAACGAAAAGAAAGACGGAGGCAGCCCAAAATATGGGCCGAGGAGGTGGTGGGCTTCAGTTGGGCTGGTGAATTGTAAAATATTGTTAAGATAATAATCCATTTGTGGCTGGGGCTGGAGTTTGGAGAATGAAGGATGAAAAACAATGAAAGTGAAATGGAGCATTACTTCCCCTCTTGTTGTCATCAAGTGGTACCCTGAGattgtttcttcttttaatGGATGCTTTGTCAGTTTATTGTTTTAATGCATGGTTTGTTCGTTGGTAGGCAGGAAAAACACTATCTACTTTCCAGCAACaaaactaggaaataagaaCACCGTCGGTGAAAATTCATTTCTTTTGGCAAAATACTAGATAGACTAATTATATCTTAATCGTATGGGAAGGTTTTAGTAATGGCGGCTAAACTGCGCGGATGGTAGGGTGAgtttgtttaaaaatttagttttcatttaaacactatatttctttctattttaattgaaaaaaataaatatatatatatatattttttaatagattataataatttttttataaattgatTATGATATATAAAGCCTTGGTTGGTTGGTAATTGAATTTGAACGTGAGGTAGGCATGCTGTCCCTCTAACCCAACACAGTACTCAACCTCCATCCGCCAGACCtacccttctctctctcacacacagcAACGCTTGTTCCTACCTACCTCCTCCTTCTTACCCAACCTGGCCTCTCCTCGTATTTATCACTTCTCCCTAACTCCACTTATCTGtgatcaacaacaacaacaacaacaacaacgcaCACGTACGTAGCTACTCTCTCTacctatctctctctcctctctctcctctctctcctctctctctctcatcagtCATcatcatttgattcatttccgcTCCCTGATAAGCTTGCTATTATATATCAAGCCTCCTCTTTCCACCACTTGTTTTTTCTGTATATTGCAATTTGTTTCTTGGTCGATCACGCATAAAGAAGTAACAGACACCATGACCATTGCTTCCAATTCCGTCCAAACTCAAAAGCCGGCAGACATACCTACCAATCTCATGCCGTCTGAAATTAATTCTACCTCCCAACAAAACCTAACCCAATTGCAACCCCCCGCCTGCACCAACAATATTATTGATTCCACCACCGCCACTGCCACCACTAACCATGTATTCAGATCAAAACTACCAGACATACTCATCCCCAACCACCTCCCTCTCCACAGCTACTGCTTCCAGAACCTCCCCGAGTTCTCCGACAGACCCTGCTTAATCGTGGGCTCAACCGGAAAATCATACTCTTTCTCCGAGACTCACCTCATTTCTCAGAAGACCGGCGCAGGCCTCTCCAACCTCGGCATCCAAAAAGGTGATGTCATCATGATCCTCCTCCAAAACTGTGCTGAGTTCGTCTTCGCCTTCATGGGCGCTTCCATGATCGGCGCCGTCACCACCACCGCCAACCCCTTTTACACTGCCGCCGAGATTTTCAAGCAGGTCAAGGCCGCTAATGCCAAACTCATCATCACTCAATCCCAGTACGTCAATAAGCTCCACGAACATCCCTCCTCCGCCGACGGCGCTGACCAAAATAACTTCCCGAAACTCGGCGAAGACTTTAAGGTTGTCACGATCGACGATCCTCCAGAGAATTGCTTGCATTTCTCAGTGCTCTCCGAGGCCAACGAGAAGGAGCTTCCGGACGTGGTGATCGACACAGAGGACCCGGTGGCCCTCCCGTTCTCTTCGGGGACGACCGGGCTCCCCAAGGGAGTCATTCTAACACACAAGAGCTTGGTCACCAGTGTGGCCCAACAGGTGGACGGAGAGAATCCAAACCTCTACTTGAAGGAGGACGATGTCGTATTGTGCGTGCTTCCGTTGTTTCATATATTCTCGTTGAACAGCGTGCTTCTGTGCTCGCTGCGAGCAGGGGCGGGAGTTCTGCTGATGCACAAGTTTGAGATAGGTACGCTGCTGGAGCTGATTCAGCGGCACCGAGTGTCAGTGGCGGCGGTGGTGCCGCCGCTGGTGATAGCACTGGCGAAGAACCCAATGGTGGCGGAGTTCGACCTGAGCTCTATTAGGGTGGTGTTGTCTGGAGCGGCGCCGCTGGGGAAGGAGCTGGAGGAGGCGCTCAAGAGCCGAGTCCCTGAGGCAGTGTTGGGTCAGGTTAGTTGTACAAGTACACATGACTTGTATTTCCGTAacgcatacatacatacaatgACAGTAGCATGTTTTTCGTTTCTCAACGGATTCTTCAATCATTCCTCTCCTCACTTTCATTTCATTCGTGCTAGTTAATTAGCGCCGCCGATCCAGACAAAATCACTGGGAATATTGAATGATCAACTGAAACCCCCTTAATTTTTTTCCATAAATTATTTTCCCGAAACTAAAGGGAACGAGTAGCACTAGGAAAATGGGACCACTCATCAATTACTAATTGGTTAATATGGTCGATTAACTCTTGTTTACTTGTAATCATAGTATGAATGAAGAAGCGGAAAAGAAGAATGGAAGTTGATATCATTCTCGAGTTTTTCAATTGATTAAGGAAATTGTATTTTGGGACTGTAGCTATATTAATAGAATTGGAGCATCTAGTTTAAGATTAATTCGCAATCATTATACATTCTACTCGAGTATTGGGTGTTTAATAGAACTAAATCATCCAACTTAAATAGCATGTCATCACATACTTATATTTGGTAATGTGGAAAAACATGCACCTGTTTGTTTTTCGGCAAAAAAATAGTATTAGTGggttaaattattaaatattaagGAGAGTATCAGTGTGGATGAAACTCGCAATAAAACGCATAGACATTATTAATTCTCGCTACTGCATTAATTTAAACACGAACTATGGATGTGTATGTTTTATTTACCTATTGATTTAGTTGTAAGGCCCTTATTTTCCGGTGTGTATACCACTctcaaaacatatatattataaaaattcTAGGTCGGATTGGATGACATTAATGCCACTACCCCCTCCATACAATATTCTATAGGACCCAGGCTGAGCATATGAATTGTAAATCTAACATTTCTTTGGCATTACTCACAATTGTTTACAGACGGAACCTAGAACTTCTAAATTATCAATTTCAATGGAATGTCGTGTTAAAGTGGTGTTGTAGGGTAGAGGAAAACGAATGTTGGGTGGTGACATTTGCTGTTATTGTTGATATGGAAATACGGCGGCCGGCATGCTGGCCAGTCAATTAATGTGACATGTGTACACAAACAGTACCACTAACTCTCTTGTTAAAGTGCGTGTTGAAAAACAAATTTACGTGTTCCgaataattttttcaaattaatttaatCCACACCATGGCACCTATATTCCTCTCGTGCACCCCAAAATTTAGCTAATTCcctacaaaatttgttttatgaaattttagGATCACCTTATTTGATTTCGGGTTATTAGTTTTGTTGTGCTTTTTTTAGACCaataaatgcaaaaaaaaaaattaacgaaaagaCATACTCGGAAAAAATAATGATTAATGAAATTAAAGACTGGCGTTGTAAATATTgttaaaccaaaatttaatagcTAATGATTGATCGTTTGTTCATTCAAGTACTAATTAGAATATGCTTACCAGTTATCTTAATTGAGTTAAGTACGTGTAAATCGTAATTAGTTGAAGTTAAGTGTTGTTAAATGATggttaactaattaattactgtgaatgaaatgaatgtAGGGTTATGGGATGACGGAGGCAGGGCCTGTGTTGTCAATGTGCATGGCATTCGCAAAGGAACCGATGCCAACCAAGTCAGGGTCGTGTGGGACGGTGGTCCGAAATGCAGAGCTCAAGGTCCTTGACCCTGAAACTGGTCTCTCACTTGGCTATAACCAACCCGGCGAGATTTGCATCCGTGGCTCACAAATCATGAAAGGTATAATTATTAACTACCTAtatatcttaaatattaatctGCTTTAATTAATAACTAATTGATCTCTGATCTTGCTGATGATTAATTTCCCCCAAGTAATTAACCATGCATTAATCTACCAGGATATTTGAATGATGCTGCGGCTACGGCAACCACCGTAGACACGGAGGGCTGGCTTCACACTGGTGACGTGGGTTATGTGGATGATGACAATGAAGTTTTCATCGTTGACAGAGTAAAGGAGCTcatcaaattcaaaggcttcCAAGTATGCACGTGACgataatatatttttgttaatgATATATGCATGCATTAATCTTTATTCGAGCTTTTTAACAATCATTCGTGAatgacatacatacatacacacacacatatatatatatatatatgtatgtatattcgGGGgcttatatatacataatccTGTTTCATCTTTACAGGTGCCACCAGCTGAGCTGGAGTCCCTACTTATAAGCCACCCATCCATTGCAGATGCAGCCGTTGTTCCGTAAGTATTTTTACACAATAATGTCTAGTTAATACCATTAATTAATCACTAAAAATGTCCGCAAAACCTTGAACGAAACATAAGATTAACGTATTTGTATATTAATGATACTGCAACGAGCAGGCAAAAAGATGATGCTGCTGGTGAGGTTCCCGTTGCATTTGTGGTTCGGTCTAGTGGTCTCGAACTTACTGAAGAGTCTGTAAAAGAATTTATAGCAAAACAGGTAccttatatataaatacataagttTGCGAAGGAATTAATTATAGTTAATTCTGAAATAGTGAAATTGGATGAATGAAAATGCAGGTGGTGTTTTACAAGAGACTGCACAAGGTGCACTTCGTCCATGCAATTCCAAAGTCTCCGGCTGGAAAGATCTTGAGAAAAGACCTCAGAGCCAAGCTTGCAACCGCAACCCCTGCTGCCCTAGctaattaaaattatttctGCTGGAAAGATCTCTCTCTTGATTGATGCGTGTTGACTTTTATATGTAATTTTGATGAATcttcttaattaataattagccTGTCCTGTGCTGTATTGTTTCATATGTATTTATCCAATTTGGAGGGCGAGCCTTGATGTAACggaaaaattatttttcggtCATAGATTCGAGTCGTGAAAACAGTCTCTTGCAAACCAAGAGTAAGTGTTCAGGCAAATAAGACTGTGTATCAAAGATGTTCTTCCGACTCTCGCAAAATGAGAAGTCTTGCTAGTTTGGGGTTGTCCTTTTTATCATTTATCCCATTTGATTTGACACAGTGAATTAAACTCATCAGCTCCATCGTGTAATCCTTTGAAAAACTATATCAACTTTGGTATCCAACATccatatcctatcaaattttGTTGATGGATACGAGTACCGGATTTTGgtattttaatatgattaatatCTCTAGCTTAGCTAGTACTGCTCTCGCACCTTTTATGTGTATTGATGGTTGAGAAGGTTAACTTATCTCATTAAAattgtattttaattatctAACAATTtcgttttaattaattagcgAATGTTTTAATTTCAACGAAGAATAGACAATTtataagcaaagaaaagaaaacaaataaaaatggtGCAATCGGGGTAAAGGCCCAACAGTGACATCGACAAGAGCAGAAGATGCACTTGCAAAAGCTGTATGGGTGGAAAATAGGGAAATTGAATTGCATTCTTCTTCTGTTGACAATAAAACAGCTTACACCCGAGGACCTAAaaccaaaagaccaaatgcgTTTTGTACTTGGACCTGCAGGGTTGGCTCAATGTCGTTAAAACCGTTTATCCATTTGGACAAATACTCGTCATCCATTAGCATAAAACTTAACGGAAAAGAGAAATGTTAACGTCAATTTTCATGTTAATGTTATGAAACATTATGCCAAAAACATTAGACAATGGAGAGTCTATGGCAGTTCCACTTTTGAAAGAGTTTTCTTAGCATTTTTCTACTGAAAATTATTCTATACTACATAATATTAAATGCCACGAGTAGTggatgatatgaattgatttggATTACTTTTCACTTGGTCCTGTGGATCCATGACTTCCAATATTTATAATATCTAATGCTACGAAACACCAAAATGAAACCCTTCTAGAGACACTTACAATTAAACATGAtcatcaatttttgtttttgtttttaatacgAGCAACATGAGGGAAGAATTCTTTTGGTACACGCAATACGAGGGAAGACAAGAATTGGACTCAGGACTATTTTGAGTGCATGTGGATTGTTGGGGATATTgagagaatgaatctcacatggAAGAAATAAGAGACCTTACATATGTCTACAAGAAGTTTGGATAATGATTTTAAAGTGGAACTACAACTTACTTCATGATATTATAGCATATTAAATTGAGCTTAGTGAACCTCGTGCTCACAGGTTACCCAATTTATGTTATCCTTGTCCACATATCAGACTTAAATGAACTCACTTGTTAACAGCTATGTTGAATTTAAGTTAAAACCTTAGCTTCATTTTGGAAAATATTTGATCTATTTGAATTCGATAATTCTTCAAATTCCCTCTAGTGTTAGAGTAATTTAAAATATCActttatcaaaagaaaaaagagtgagACATCAAAAATTGGGCTGGGCTGGGCTTGGCTTTCAGAGATCTTGCAGAAACAGACAGAGGCCTGGCCACTTAAACATCTGAGAAGCCCAGATTATAGAAACAAGCCAACACCCGGTCGCTTGCCCCGCCCAAGTCCTAGTAGCAAGTGTGATCGGCACACGACGTAGTATATCATGTGTTACTATACAAATAGTagaatatgtatgttaaaaaattaataatttaaaaaataaaactttacaccacttacataaaaacatgtgaTATATCctgttacaataaaaaatttctccattccCAAAACCCTACAAAAACCCTCAACTGAGAGAGTCTGAACTCTCTACCGCTTTCCATGGTTAGAAAAGAAGAGCCatgtgagaaagagagaaagagtatTAGATAGGTTGATTTTCTTGGTCATCACGACAACATTTTTCTCCCCACAAatataaattaatcaaaacctCTCTAAAACCctcctctcatttctctcttccAAAGATCCAATTAATTCCAAAGGGTTTTACTTTTCACTAGAAACCCCCAAAAAGGGATTGCAAAAATGGCCAAGCCCACATATGCATTAGGGCTTGTCGCCGCCGTGGCGGCCTCCGCCTCCTTTTCCAAGACCAACTCCAACTGTGCTTATGCCGACGGCCCTTTCAACTTCTctcccttctcttcttcttcttctaatgCTTCCCAACAACCCTCCACCACTCCTTCTCATCTCCAATCTGCGCCGTCGGTTCCTCCCCCGCCGACCTCCTCCACCGGAGGTGCTGCCGAGCCCCCTCCCCCTCCCAAGGTTCGCAATGATCAACCCAGGACATCTGCCGCTGGCTTCGATCCTGAGCCTCTGGAGCGCGCTGCTAAGTTGTTGGACAAAATCGCCAAATCTTCTAATGCCAAAGAGgtttgcattttttattttcggaAATTAAATGTGTTGTTTTTAATTGGGATTTGATCTTCCAATTTTATTGGCGGGCTCCATTTGTTATTTAGTTACTTGATAGCAATTGGAATTTTAGTATTGATGGTTCATGTCTAAATTCAGACGTTGGAATGTATGGTTCATGTCTAAATTCAGACGTTGGAATGTATGTAGCTATGGAGTATGCCATTTAGTTCGTCTTATACCTTATCCATGTTTGTGCTTAGAGAGAAGTAACAGGATgtgtttgaaatttcatcaaGCAGCCCTTTTGTTTTGATGGTTTTCCGTGAATTGATGTTTGCTTTAATGGTTGCTCTTTGGCCACTGCATAGGTCATTGGAGCTACGGTGAAGCACGAAGAGACAAGGCAGGCTGAGTTGAAGGCAAAGGCTGCGGAGTATGCTGCAATGAAAGCCCAAATTGAAGCGGTAAGTTCTACTTATTTCCCCAATTAGGGTGTTTTTGGATTAGTGACACCCTATAGGCTATATGTTTGTAAACTCCCCAATTGATTTATCTGGCATAAGTTTTTGCTGAAGTTATCTACTTCATCACCTGACAGGATACTAAGAAGGCCATCTACGAGGAGCAGAAAAAGCTAGCTCAGTTTCAAGCCCAAACAAATTCCCAAATGGCTAGGTATCAGGATGAATTAGCAAAGAAGAGGATGGAGGCAAGCTGACTTGAACTTTTCTTGGGATTTCACACAgaagcttttcagaaaacgaaATTCAATTCTAAATTTAATTCGTTGATGTTACTGCAGAATGAAAATAGATTGGCAAGAGAAAGGAACCAAGAGATGGTAAAATGGCAAGAAGAATCAGCAAATAGGCTGGAACAAGCTCGTCGACAAACAGAAGCGCAAATCCAACATGAGCGTCGACGGACTGCAGAGGAGCAGGCTAAGCTAGAACGTGAAAATTTCGAAAAGAAGGCTTTGGCAGATGCAGAAGGGAGAGCCCTTGAAGCAAAGCTGActgcagaaattaaaagggaccTGCTGTTAGAGAAAGCAAAAGCTGAGAAAGAGAAATGGGTTTCTGCCATAAATACCACCTTTGATCATATTGGAGGTACTGTCCATACTCATTACCTTTTTCTCTATTGTATACAAAGAAATATGATTCTTCTTCAAACCAAAAATGGGCGGCTCTTCTATTTGGCATCATATACTcgtttgaagtttgaactaaTGAAAGTTAATGTTATTTCTTAAAAAACTGTTGATGCAGAATTAGCTATTTTCTGCAGGTGGCTTGAAAGTGATTCTGACAGATCAGAATAAACTAGTTGTTGCTGTTGGGGGAGTTACAGCTCTAGCTGCAGGTGTTTACACAACAAGGTCTGTGTTGATATTTTAAACGAATACTTGAAATACTGTATTTTCCCTTTACCTATTTGTGGCCTTTCCTTTGGAAGCTAGGGATCTATTTGTTGCTTTCTATATCCTGGTTCATCTTCTCTTAATTTGCTTAGtaacttttgtttgtttttggggagaaaggaaaaaataagaaaagctttgttGGCATTTTACTCTCTCTCCCCTGTGACCAACTCCCTAGGACATGAAACTCTAGAGTTGGTTATTCCCCTAGTAAATGCCATGAACTGTTAAGTTCTGGAActtagtttgtttttttttttttgggtattctGGTCTGATATTTGATTCACGGAGATAGGGTTGCGTTTAAAGTCATAGCAGGTTACAGTCTACCTTCGCGAAATAATTTGTGTGGGATATTAATTTTACCTTGCCATTTGCTCTCCACGATGCCATAACTTATGCACGTGTTATTTATCCAATGCAGAGAAGGTTCAAAGGTGATATGGAGCTATGTGGATAGAATATTGGGACAACCATCACTTATCAGAGAGTCCTCTAAAGGAAAATACCCTTGGTCAGGATTATTCTCACGTTCTATAAGCGCCCTATCTCCCAGTGGCAACAAAGGTCAAACACAAAATGGGAAGGCCTTTGGTGATGTTGTTTTACACCCTCCTCTTCAGAAAAGAATTGACCACTTGGCTAAGGCAACTGCTAATACAAAATCTCATCAAGCACCGTTCAGAAACATGCTCTTCTATGGTCCTCCAGGAACTGGGAAAACAATGGCTGCTAGAGAGATGGCTCGTAAATCTGTATGAGATCTGATCCTATCTTTAAACCAATCACGTATTCGgttttgattttcattttgttgCTTCTTCTGCCAGACAATATTGAACACTCCTGGCTGTGCTGTTATTTAGGAAAGTAGTTACTTGCCCTTAACATGAAATAATTTTCTAGAACTGTGTATATGATTTGCATGTTCCATGATGGCTCCATTCATACTCAGATGGTTTTGATCTGCCagcttttgttttattttcatccTTCATCCTTAACATATTCTTCCTTCTCATACGTTTCTTTGCTTGATTTAAATTGTCTTTAGGGATTAGACTACGCATTGATGACGGGAGGGGATGTTGCTCCACTTGGACCAAGGGCTGTTACCAAGATACATGAGTTATTTGAT is a window from the Pyrus communis chromosome 16, drPyrComm1.1, whole genome shotgun sequence genome containing:
- the LOC137719465 gene encoding 4-coumarate--CoA ligase 2-like, translating into MTIASNSVQTQKPADIPTNLMPSEINSTSQQNLTQLQPPACTNNIIDSTTATATTNHVFRSKLPDILIPNHLPLHSYCFQNLPEFSDRPCLIVGSTGKSYSFSETHLISQKTGAGLSNLGIQKGDVIMILLQNCAEFVFAFMGASMIGAVTTTANPFYTAAEIFKQVKAANAKLIITQSQYVNKLHEHPSSADGADQNNFPKLGEDFKVVTIDDPPENCLHFSVLSEANEKELPDVVIDTEDPVALPFSSGTTGLPKGVILTHKSLVTSVAQQVDGENPNLYLKEDDVVLCVLPLFHIFSLNSVLLCSLRAGAGVLLMHKFEIGTLLELIQRHRVSVAAVVPPLVIALAKNPMVAEFDLSSIRVVLSGAAPLGKELEEALKSRVPEAVLGQGYGMTEAGPVLSMCMAFAKEPMPTKSGSCGTVVRNAELKVLDPETGLSLGYNQPGEICIRGSQIMKGYLNDAAATATTVDTEGWLHTGDVGYVDDDNEVFIVDRVKELIKFKGFQVPPAELESLLISHPSIADAAVVPQKDDAAGEVPVAFVVRSSGLELTEESVKEFIAKQVVFYKRLHKVHFVHAIPKSPAGKILRKDLRAKLATATPAALAN
- the LOC137720121 gene encoding uncharacterized protein — its product is MAKPTYALGLVAAVAASASFSKTNSNCAYADGPFNFSPFSSSSSNASQQPSTTPSHLQSAPSVPPPPTSSTGGAAEPPPPPKVRNDQPRTSAAGFDPEPLERAAKLLDKIAKSSNAKEVIGATVKHEETRQAELKAKAAEYAAMKAQIEADTKKAIYEEQKKLAQFQAQTNSQMARYQDELAKKRMENENRLARERNQEMVKWQEESANRLEQARRQTEAQIQHERRRTAEEQAKLERENFEKKALADAEGRALEAKLTAEIKRDLLLEKAKAEKEKWVSAINTTFDHIGGGLKVILTDQNKLVVAVGGVTALAAGVYTTREGSKVIWSYVDRILGQPSLIRESSKGKYPWSGLFSRSISALSPSGNKGQTQNGKAFGDVVLHPPLQKRIDHLAKATANTKSHQAPFRNMLFYGPPGTGKTMAAREMARKSGLDYALMTGGDVAPLGPRAVTKIHELFDWAKKSRKGLLLFIDEADAFLCERNKTYMSEAQRSALNALLFRTGDQSKDIVLALATNRPGDLDSAVADRIDEVLEFPLPGEEERFKLLKLYLDKYIAQAGSSSKSGWFRNLFKKQPQKIEMKGLTDDMIREAAAKTDGFSGREIAKLMASIQAAVYGSKDCVLDPSLFREVVDYKVAEHQQRRKFAAGDKGSV